A single genomic interval of Corylus avellana chromosome ca10, CavTom2PMs-1.0 harbors:
- the LOC132164032 gene encoding vesicle-associated membrane protein 714: MAILYAVVARGTVVLAEFSAVTGNTGAVARRILEKLPAEADSRLCFSQDSYIFHILRSDGLAFLCMANNTFGRRIPFSYLEDIHMRFMKNYGRVANYAPAYAMNDDFSRVLHQQMEFFSSNPSADTLNRVRGEVGEIRTIMVENIEKILERGDRIELLVDKTATMQDGAFHFKKQSKRLRRALWMKNAKLLALLTFVIVLLLYIIIAACCGGITLPSCRS, from the exons atggcgaTACTGTATGCGGTGGTGGCTCGGGGAACTGTGGTGCTGGCGGAGTTCAGCGCGGTGACAGGGAACACGGGGGCGGTGGCTCGGCGGATCCTGGAGAAGCTGCCAGCGGAGGCCGACTCCAGGCTCTGCTTCTCTCAGGACTCCTACATCTTCCACATCCTTCGGTCCGATGGCCTCGCGTTCCTCTGCATGGCCAACAACACCTTCGGCA GGAGGATACCTTTTTCTTATTTGGAGGATATTCACATGAGGTTTATGAAAAACTATGGCAGAGTGGCCAACTATGCGCCTGCTTATGCAATGAATGATGATTTTTCAAGGGTCTTGCATCAGCAAATGGAATTTTTCTCTAGTAATCCTAGCGCAGATACTCTAAACCGTGTAAGAGGTGAAGTTGGCGAG ATACGTACTATCATGGTGGAAAACATTGAGAAGATACTGGAGAGAGGTGACCGAATTGAACTTCTTGTTGACAAAACTGCAACAATGCAAGATGGTGCATTTCATTTCAAGAAACAGTCCAAGCGCCTTCGTCGAGCTCtttggatgaaaaatgcaaagcTGTT GGCTCTGTTGACATTCGTGATTGTTTTGTTGCTGTACATAATAATTGCTGCTTGCTGTGGAGGCATCACCCTACCTTCCTGCAGATCTTGA
- the LOC132163879 gene encoding NAC domain-containing protein 90-like, producing MEDSPPGFRFYPTEEELVSFYLHNKLEGKRPEIKRVIPDLDIYDIEPWHLPKLSGERCKEDTEQWFFFAPRQEREARGGRPSRTTVSGYWKATGSPGYVYSSDNRVIGVKKTMVFYKGKAPTGRKTKWKMNEYRAIEEVTSPSSTVVPKLRHEFSLCRVYVISGTFRAFDRRPEMSTRKTQQEHPSDGAGTSSQNATMVEKTSSSETSYSGGEHADLPETLGSITWELNDGLEQPLWEWEQLNWL from the exons ATGGAGGATTCCCCACCAGGTTTTCGCTTCTACCCAACTGAAGAAGAGCTAGTTTCTTTCTACCTCCACAACAAGCTAGAAGGGAAGAGACCAGAAATCAAACGGGTCATCCCAGACCTCGACATTTACGACATAGAACCCTGGCACCTTCCAA AGCTTTCAGGAGAGCGGTGTAAAGAGGACACTGAGCAATGGTTTTTCTTTGCGCCAAGACAGGAAAGGGAAGCTAGGGGAGGAAGACCCAGCAGAACTACTGTTTCTGGGTACTGGAAGGCAACAGGCTCTCCTGGCTATGTGTATTCATCGGATAACCGGGTGATTGGAGTGAAGAAAACCATGGTTTTCTATAAGGGGAAGGCTCCTACTGGAAGGAAAACCAAGTGGAAGATGAATGAATACAGAGCCATTGAAGAAGTAACCAGCCCATCTAGCACTGTTGTTCCCAAG TTGAGGCATGAATTCAGTTTGTGCAGAGTGTATGTGATATCAGGAACCTTCCGTGCATTTGATCGACGCCCAGAAATGTCAACAAGAAAAACACAACAAGAACATCCCAGTGACGGGGCTGGAACATCTTCTCAGAACGCTACAATGGTGGAGAAAACAAGCTCATCTGAAACTTCTTACTCGGGAGGAGAACATGCTGATCTCCCAGAGACTTTAGGAAGCATTACCTGGGAGCTAAATGATGGTTTAGAACAACCTCTATGGGAATGGGAACAACTGAATTGGCTTTAA